A genomic region of Rhipicephalus sanguineus isolate Rsan-2018 chromosome 1, BIME_Rsan_1.4, whole genome shotgun sequence contains the following coding sequences:
- the LOC119396113 gene encoding F-box/WD repeat-containing protein 5, giving the protein MWESLPYSLLLRILSHLSAKDICRCGCVCVSWSLAADDELLWRRKFQRDWKVDRSVPIVEGTLWKSEYRRLYYEAPVVESEVLLEHSHQVLHVSFSHDGTCFASCSKDGHVKLWSASYPASVTHSRNMRDLSWNYTQFSQFNESDTLLLVSGVHFGTHTASGEIAVFNLKEGFVLQCRVLNKPYDIFGTWYTDHYLLSGRLHFLGHMLSCSAIWLNKAWQESESEKKPIVKQMFKFFNVNASSVRTILVANCEQSCSRGNPVPDPCSSQDDDDTDEDSADVDDPLDPREKLLIFTTGSLTYAPHQVGFKRIKPFRFAEPGEPPTLQQCLARQQEARRDPPDPIEQSFDAIDHLVDLHGHIIGMGLSPDHRFLYVNSRPWPKDYVIEQPLSPPPIAQEIDIHVIDLTTMQEVGNLLRSHRAYTPNDECFFIFLDVSDKYVASGAEDRKGYLWDRHYSVCLAKLPHSDVVNAVAFNPKDPEMLVTASDDFSLKVWRSRAKVRELQLPPTDYHVEKADGDSSKSYDEAGPSASSKGWETA; this is encoded by the coding sequence ATGTGGGAGTCATTGCCTTACTCGTTGCTGCTGCGCATCCTGTCGCACCTTTCGGCGAAAGACATATGCCGTTGCGGCTGCGTATGTGTATCCTGGTCacttgcagctgatgatgagtTGCTGTGGCGGAGGAAGTTCCAGCGGGACTGGAAAGTCGACCGGAGTGTTCCCATTGTGGAGGGCACCCTATGGAAATCCGAGTATCGTCGCTTATACTATGAAGCGCCCGTAGTTGAATCTGAAGTACTACTTGAGCACAGCCATCAGGTCCTGCACGTAAGCTTCTCACACGACGGCACTTGTTTTGCCAGTTGCTCTAAGGATGGCCATGTAAAGCTCTGGAGTGCCTCATACCCAGCTTCAGTCACTCATTCGAGGAATATGCGTGACCTGAGCTGGAACTACACACAGTTCTCGCAGTTCAATGAGTCTGACACATTGCTGCTTGTGTCTGGCGTACACTTTGGAACACACACAGCTTCTGGCGAGATTGCAGTCTTCAATCTGAAAGAAGGCTTTGTCCTGCAGTGCAGAGTTCTCAACAAGCCCTATGATATCTTTGGCACGTGGTACACTGACCACTACCTCCTCTCAGGGAGGTTGCACTTCCTTGGCCACATGTTATCCTGCTCAGCCATCTGGTTGAATAAGGCCTGGCAGGAGAGCGAGTCCGAAAAGAAGCCCATTGTCAAACAGATGTTCAAGTTCTTCAATGTAAACGCCAGCTCAGTGCGCACTATTCTAGTTGCCAACTGCGAGCAGTCATGCAGTCGTGGTAATCCTGTACCTGACCCATGTTCATCCCAagatgatgacgacacagatgAGGACAGTGCTGATGTTGATGATCCCCTGGACCCACGTGAAAAATTGCTCATTTTCACCACTGGTTCTTTGACCTATGCACCACATCAAGTGGGCTTCAAGCGCATCAAGCCTTTTCGATTTGCTGAACCCGGAGAACCACCAACATTGCAACAGTGCCTTGCCAGGCAGCAGGAAGCAAGGCGCGATCCACCTGATCCAATCGAACAATCTTTCGATGCCATCGATCATCTTGTGGATTTACACGGTCACATTATTGGCATGGGGCTTTCACCTGACCACCGGTTTCTGTATGTAAATAGCAGGCCTTGGCCTAAGGACTACGTTATTGAGCAGCCACTTTCACCACCTCCTATTGCACAAGAAATTGACATCCATGTCATAGACCTGACCACCATGCAAGAAGTTGGCAACTTGTTGCGCTCCCATCGTGCATATACCCCTAACGATGAGTGCTTTTTCATCTTCCTTGATGTGAGTGACAAGTATGTGGCTAGTGGTGCCGAAGACAGGAAGGGCTACTTGTGGGACCGCCACTATTCTGTCTGCTTGGCCAAGCTTCCGCACAGTGACGTCGTGAATGCTGTGGCTTTTAATCCCAAGGATCCAGAGATGCTAGTGACTGCAAGTGATGACTTCTCACTTAAAGTGTGGAGGTCACGAGCAAAAGTTCGGGAACTTCAGCTGCCTCCGACAGACTACCATGTGGAAAAAGCAGATGGTGATTCAAGCAAGTCCTATGACGAAGCTGGGCCCAGTGCTTCATCAAAGGGATGGGAAACTGCTTGA